One genomic region from Spirulina subsalsa PCC 9445 encodes:
- a CDS encoding DUF2996 domain-containing protein, with the protein MAEETEKAAAKKPPKKEKPPAVEDKPFGEFMEQHFTPALQAAFAKEGIEDVELAFENKPLPKSFGVQESCWQVEGRWQKGDRQFNLYYFDESITGAKGFSSSTYGKPPSTLESFMIDERKVTLDLMVLYTLQRLNGEKWVGRN; encoded by the coding sequence ATGGCAGAAGAGACAGAAAAGGCAGCCGCGAAGAAACCTCCGAAGAAGGAAAAACCCCCCGCCGTTGAAGATAAACCTTTTGGGGAGTTTATGGAACAACACTTTACCCCAGCCTTACAAGCGGCTTTTGCTAAAGAAGGCATCGAAGATGTCGAATTGGCTTTTGAGAATAAGCCTCTCCCCAAAAGCTTTGGGGTTCAGGAGTCTTGCTGGCAGGTTGAGGGAAGATGGCAAAAAGGCGATCGCCAGTTTAACCTCTACTATTTTGATGAAAGTATCACCGGAGCTAAGGGTTTTTCTTCCAGCACCTATGGCAAACCCCCCAGCACCTTAGAATCTTTTATGATTGATGAACGGAAAGTTACCTTAGATTTGATGGTGTTGTACACGCTCCAACGCCTCAATGGGGAAAAGTGGGTCGGGCGAAATTAA
- a CDS encoding MoaD/ThiS family protein, with protein sequence MAIKVLVPTTLQKFTNNQAVIETTASNITELIEVLEKDHSGIKDRICDETGKIRRFLNFYVNSEDIRFLENMDTPLSDGDEVSIVPAVAGG encoded by the coding sequence ATGGCCATAAAAGTATTAGTTCCAACGACTCTGCAAAAATTCACCAACAATCAAGCTGTTATTGAAACTACAGCAAGCAACATCACAGAATTGATTGAGGTCTTAGAAAAAGACCACTCCGGCATCAAAGACCGCATCTGTGATGAAACCGGGAAAATTCGCCGCTTCCTTAACTTCTACGTCAACAGTGAAGATATTCGCTTTTTGGAGAATATGGACACGCCTCTGAGTGATGGGGATGAAGTTAGCATTGTGCCTGCTGTGGCGGGTGGTTAG
- the thrC gene encoding threonine synthase, giving the protein MTQAIATQDPIITSDSATFTKLVSKEGGTEYDLLPINICEETFAPLEVAYDYDKIRHQVSRETIAAGPNSIWRYRPFLPVATDNVIDVGTGMTPLVKSTRLARRLGLKNLYIKNDAVNMPTLSFKDRVVSVALSRAREFGFSTVSCASTGNLANSTAAIAAHAGLECCVFIPSDLEAGKVLGTLIYNPTVMAVKGNYDQVNRLCSEVANTYGWGFVNINLRPYYSEGSKTLGFEVAEQLGWQLPDHIVAPIASGSLFTKIYKGFQEFVKVGLVEDKPVRCSGAQAEGCSPVAQAFKDGRDFIAPVKPNTIAKSIAIGNPADGVYALELAHKTGGNIESATDAEIIEGIKLLAETEGIFTETAGGTTIAVLKKLVEAGKIDPDETTVVYITGNGLKTQEAVQGYISEPLTIEAKLDSFERAWERAQTLERLDWQQVLV; this is encoded by the coding sequence ATGACTCAGGCGATCGCAACCCAAGACCCCATCATCACTTCCGATTCCGCCACCTTCACCAAACTGGTATCGAAAGAAGGCGGCACCGAATACGATTTGTTGCCCATCAACATCTGCGAAGAAACCTTTGCGCCCTTAGAAGTTGCTTACGACTACGACAAAATCCGCCATCAAGTCAGCCGGGAAACCATCGCCGCCGGCCCGAATTCCATCTGGCGCTATCGTCCTTTTCTGCCCGTCGCCACCGACAACGTGATTGATGTCGGCACAGGTATGACTCCCCTCGTTAAATCTACTCGTTTAGCCCGTCGCCTCGGTCTTAAGAACCTCTACATTAAGAACGACGCGGTAAATATGCCCACCCTGAGTTTTAAAGATCGAGTCGTTTCCGTCGCCCTCTCCCGCGCTAGAGAATTTGGTTTCTCCACCGTCTCCTGTGCCAGTACCGGAAACCTCGCCAACTCCACAGCCGCGATCGCCGCCCACGCCGGCCTAGAATGTTGTGTCTTCATCCCCTCGGATCTCGAAGCCGGAAAAGTCCTCGGGACCCTGATTTATAACCCCACCGTCATGGCCGTTAAAGGCAATTATGACCAGGTGAATCGCCTTTGTTCGGAAGTCGCCAACACCTACGGCTGGGGCTTTGTCAACATCAACCTCCGCCCCTACTACTCCGAAGGCTCCAAAACCCTCGGCTTTGAAGTCGCCGAACAACTAGGCTGGCAACTCCCGGATCATATCGTTGCCCCCATCGCCTCCGGTTCCCTCTTCACCAAAATCTACAAAGGATTCCAAGAATTCGTCAAAGTGGGTTTAGTCGAAGATAAACCCGTGCGTTGTAGTGGCGCTCAAGCGGAGGGCTGTTCCCCCGTTGCCCAAGCCTTCAAAGACGGCCGGGATTTTATCGCCCCCGTTAAACCCAACACCATCGCCAAATCCATCGCCATTGGCAACCCCGCCGATGGAGTATATGCCCTTGAACTCGCCCACAAAACGGGCGGGAATATTGAATCCGCTACCGATGCAGAAATCATTGAGGGAATCAAACTCTTAGCCGAAACCGAGGGGATTTTCACCGAAACCGCAGGCGGAACCACCATTGCGGTGTTGAAAAAACTGGTGGAAGCGGGCAAAATTGACCCTGATGAAACCACCGTTGTTTACATCACGGGCAACGGCTTAAAGACTCAAGAAGCGGTTCAAGGTTACATCAGCGAACCCCTCACCATTGAGGCTAAACTGGACAGTTTCGAGCGGGCTTGGGAACGCGCCCAAACCCTTGAGCGTTTAGATTGGCAGCAGGTGTTAGTTTAA
- a CDS encoding dolichyl-phosphate-mannose--protein mannosyltransferase, giving the protein MNLEKQPLTIPWFKLALTSILVFSLVLRFWRIEQFNTLVFDEVYYPVFANRYLIGEPVYNAHPPLSQLIIAVGMWLGSHLPFGQDVTNSLTGSIRSTFSYRWLNALTGSFIPVVMGAIAYQITLQRSYGLLVALFAALDGLFLVESRYGLNNVYLVLFGLLGHLFCLLALHSPPQSRRRPSPRRFRHYQRGRFRWIRRISDRVSVAWSERRPLTRRQHLALSGVFCGLSAAIKWNGLAFLLGLYLIWFLAWLLRWSRGRAEQNYSLYSSHSLPLNGATPLQNLTQLNLLHILFYWLLIPAVTYALTWIPHLIMNPQPGFWEMHSKILRFHQEVGSGPDIHPYCSPWYSWPFMWRPVAYFYYTTQNPEEMIPAYPPLPPGIGSIIYDVHAMGNPFLWWFSSAAILLLILVVIQQCWSGKIRKSSLSLPMGLVLYGVVNYCANLLPWMKVSRCVFIYHYMGASVFATFALAWMIDNWLHHPRPLYRYLGLGAIALVIIAFYFWLPLYLGLPLSKEGYQIRMWFRNWI; this is encoded by the coding sequence ATGAATTTAGAGAAACAGCCCTTAACGATTCCTTGGTTTAAACTCGCCCTGACGAGTATTTTGGTTTTCTCCTTGGTATTGCGGTTTTGGCGGATTGAACAATTTAATACCTTGGTCTTTGATGAGGTGTATTATCCCGTCTTTGCCAATCGCTACTTAATCGGGGAACCTGTCTATAATGCTCATCCCCCCCTCAGTCAACTGATTATTGCAGTGGGAATGTGGCTAGGCTCCCATTTACCCTTTGGTCAGGATGTCACCAACAGTTTAACGGGCTCCATTCGTTCAACCTTTAGTTACCGTTGGTTAAATGCCCTGACTGGATCTTTTATTCCTGTGGTGATGGGTGCGATCGCCTATCAAATCACCCTTCAACGCTCCTATGGCCTCCTTGTCGCCCTGTTTGCCGCCCTTGATGGCTTATTTCTTGTCGAGTCCCGCTATGGCCTCAATAACGTTTACCTCGTCTTATTTGGCTTACTCGGTCATCTCTTTTGCCTCCTAGCCCTCCACAGTCCCCCCCAGTCTCGTCGTCGTCCCAGTCCTCGACGCTTTCGCCATTACCAACGGGGACGCTTTCGCTGGATTCGCCGCATCAGTGACCGCGTTTCCGTCGCTTGGAGTGAACGCCGTCCCCTCACCCGTCGTCAGCATCTCGCCTTATCCGGTGTATTCTGTGGCTTATCGGCAGCCATCAAGTGGAATGGTTTAGCCTTCCTCCTCGGACTTTATTTAATTTGGTTTCTCGCTTGGTTATTACGTTGGAGTCGAGGCCGTGCCGAACAAAATTATTCCCTCTACTCCTCCCACAGTCTCCCCCTCAACGGTGCTACCCCCCTGCAAAACCTCACCCAACTGAACCTACTTCACATCCTCTTTTATTGGCTCTTAATTCCTGCCGTCACCTATGCCCTGACTTGGATTCCCCACTTAATCATGAATCCTCAGCCCGGTTTCTGGGAAATGCACAGCAAGATCCTCCGATTTCATCAAGAAGTCGGTAGCGGCCCGGATATTCACCCCTACTGTTCCCCTTGGTATAGTTGGCCCTTTATGTGGCGACCTGTGGCCTATTTTTACTATACGACCCAAAACCCCGAGGAGATGATCCCCGCCTATCCCCCTCTCCCCCCCGGCATTGGCTCAATCATTTATGATGTTCACGCTATGGGCAACCCCTTTTTATGGTGGTTTTCCAGCGCGGCCATTCTATTATTAATTCTGGTGGTCATCCAACAGTGTTGGAGCGGGAAAATTAGGAAATCTAGCCTCAGTTTGCCGATGGGTTTAGTTCTCTATGGGGTGGTGAACTATTGCGCTAATCTCTTGCCTTGGATGAAAGTTTCCCGGTGTGTCTTCATCTACCACTATATGGGAGCGTCGGTTTTTGCTACCTTTGCCTTGGCTTGGATGATTGATAATTGGCTACATCACCCTCGCCCCCTCTACCGCTATTTGGGCTTAGGTGCGATCGCCTTAGTCATCATCGCCTTCTACTTTTGGCTTCCCCTTTACCTCGGTTTACCCCTTTCCAAAGAAGGCTATCAGATACGAATGTGGTTCCGCAATTGGATTTGA
- a CDS encoding AI-2E family transporter — MKLGDWIGLLCLILSGVILWEFRQILLLLFTAIVLAIALNSLVRWIQHILRQRQIKLSRGKAVLIALTVVLIGATLFISLILPPFINQFQKLIPKVIEGLALLVTWVTDWLRDPPPWFPDVNVEPPKFSELSQQIGSLSQNLLENVLAFFSNSMAVLLQVLLILIFTIMFLANPPAYRNLLLLLFPSFYRRRANMILARCEVDLLGWMQGICFNSLFVAGLCAFGLSLLDVQYVLTHALLAGVFNFVPNIGPFASAVFPVSVALLDSPVKGVSVIVLYVIVQNLESYWFSPMIMHKQVSLLPAATLAAQLFFTTFLGFLGLVLALPLAVIAKVWIEEAYIKDVLDHWNSGPAFLVEAKGLDESGLLEEMVTPEAISPASDDSSAETSQSPESPEQGE; from the coding sequence GTGAAACTTGGGGACTGGATTGGTTTACTCTGTTTAATTCTGTCTGGTGTGATTCTCTGGGAGTTTCGCCAGATTTTGCTGTTGTTGTTTACGGCGATAGTGTTGGCGATCGCACTCAATAGTTTAGTCCGCTGGATTCAGCACATCCTCCGTCAACGACAGATTAAGCTCTCTCGCGGAAAAGCCGTCTTAATCGCCCTCACCGTTGTCTTGATTGGGGCAACACTGTTTATTTCCCTGATCCTCCCCCCCTTCATCAACCAGTTTCAGAAACTCATTCCCAAAGTCATTGAAGGCCTTGCCCTCCTTGTGACTTGGGTGACCGACTGGTTGAGAGATCCCCCCCCTTGGTTTCCCGATGTTAACGTAGAACCCCCCAAATTCTCCGAACTCTCTCAACAAATTGGCAGCTTATCTCAAAACCTCTTGGAGAATGTCTTAGCCTTTTTCTCCAATTCAATGGCGGTTTTGTTGCAAGTCCTGCTCATTCTGATCTTTACCATCATGTTTTTAGCCAATCCCCCGGCCTATCGGAATTTGTTGCTCTTACTCTTCCCCTCCTTTTACCGTCGTCGGGCGAACATGATTCTCGCCCGTTGTGAGGTGGATTTATTGGGCTGGATGCAGGGGATTTGTTTTAACTCCCTCTTTGTAGCGGGTTTATGTGCTTTTGGCTTAAGTCTGTTAGATGTACAGTATGTTCTCACCCATGCTTTACTGGCCGGGGTGTTTAACTTTGTCCCCAATATTGGCCCCTTTGCGAGTGCAGTGTTTCCCGTGTCGGTTGCCCTGCTTGACTCCCCAGTAAAAGGCGTTTCGGTGATTGTCCTGTATGTGATTGTGCAGAATTTAGAAAGCTATTGGTTTAGCCCCATGATTATGCACAAACAGGTTTCTCTACTCCCGGCCGCTACTTTAGCCGCCCAATTGTTCTTTACCACGTTTTTGGGCTTTTTGGGCTTGGTGTTGGCTCTGCCTTTAGCCGTGATTGCTAAAGTATGGATTGAGGAAGCTTACATTAAAGATGTATTAGACCATTGGAATAGTGGTCCGGCTTTTTTGGTGGAGGCAAAAGGGCTAGATGAGTCAGGACTCTTAGAGGAAATGGTCACGCCGGAGGCGATTTCTCCTGCTTCTGATGACTCTTCTGCTGAAACATCACAAAGCCCTGAATCCCCAGAGCAGGGGGAATGA
- the lipA gene encoding lipoyl synthase, which yields MTLSENSPWRKEITTLPPWLRRPIGKASDLSTVQQIIKQRQIHTICEEGRCPNRGECYGRKTATFLLMGPTCTRSCAFCQVDKGHAPMPLDADEPQKVAESVALLGLRYVVLTSVARDDLPDGGASWFVRTMEAIREQTPTAQIEVLTPDFWSGKGGAVSQRERVEQVVGATPACYNHNIETVARLQDRVRRGAKYDRSLAVLEMVKEMNREIPTKSGLMLGHGETEGEIVETLRDLRAVGCDRLTLGQYMRPSLEHLPVEKYWTPQEFEQLGEIAHSLGFNHVRSGPLVRSSYHAGE from the coding sequence ATGACCCTTTCTGAGAATTCCCCGTGGCGTAAGGAAATTACGACTCTTCCCCCTTGGCTCCGTCGTCCGATTGGCAAAGCCAGCGATTTGTCTACGGTGCAACAGATTATTAAACAACGACAAATTCACACCATTTGTGAGGAGGGACGTTGTCCCAATCGGGGGGAATGTTATGGCCGAAAAACAGCCACTTTTCTTTTAATGGGTCCCACTTGTACCCGATCTTGTGCTTTCTGTCAGGTGGATAAAGGCCATGCTCCCATGCCTTTGGATGCTGATGAACCGCAAAAAGTGGCGGAGTCGGTGGCTTTGTTGGGATTGCGCTATGTAGTCTTAACCTCGGTGGCTCGGGATGATCTGCCGGATGGGGGAGCAAGTTGGTTTGTGCGTACTATGGAAGCCATTCGAGAACAAACCCCCACGGCTCAGATTGAAGTGTTGACTCCGGATTTTTGGAGTGGGAAGGGGGGCGCGGTGAGTCAACGGGAGCGGGTGGAGCAAGTGGTGGGGGCGACTCCAGCTTGTTATAACCACAATATCGAAACGGTGGCTCGTTTACAGGATCGGGTGAGACGGGGGGCGAAGTATGACCGCTCTCTGGCGGTGTTGGAGATGGTTAAGGAGATGAATCGGGAGATTCCCACAAAATCGGGTTTAATGTTGGGTCATGGGGAGACGGAAGGGGAGATTGTCGAGACGTTGCGGGATTTAAGGGCGGTGGGATGCGATCGCCTCACCTTGGGTCAATATATGCGCCCGTCTCTGGAACATCTCCCGGTCGAGAAATATTGGACTCCCCAAGAGTTTGAACAGTTGGGAGAAATTGCCCATTCCCTTGGCTTTAATCATGTTCGTTCGGGTCCCTTGGTGCGCAGTTCCTATCATGCAGGGGAATAG
- a CDS encoding serine/threonine-protein kinase: MTPTTLLNNRYQIIETLGSGGFGQTYLAIDTHLPSQRRCVIKQLKPAFPVSQPEELKHRFQREAATLEALGGKHDAIPRLYAYFSEASEFYLVQEWIEGVTLKQWVQDEGPRSGQEVGTVLRHLLEVLVVVHGERIIHRDIKPENIILRQRGSGSETLGGGEAFPRNRTPVLIDFGAVKEVMGTLINTYGNVTRSVAIGTPGFMASEQAAGRPLYSSDLYALGLTAIFLWTGKLPQTLSVDPETGEFLWRDSVSDLDKGLAQVIDRAICYHPRDRYPTASAMLAALTPVLTPQVSSTMATVAVGGAVGGAAPTPGGTAPAKITPQRDRLPLPLLLLAALIALLGAGIGFALFRDTSPQSTNLETPSPSPTPSPSPSPTPTPSPSPSPSPSPSPSPSPSPSPSPSPSPSPSPSPTPSPSPSPNLSSQVPIFTPGSTREEIEAQLGRPSFDRRGYWEGTRALSYMNHVPNLVNLGYIINTETGLLRQTEVSFNQAVSLEDIERVMGQLLGGEQSAAATQGLREVYNRQADRRAFSTSSFSGTISRDQRDRIYIGIWDPKLSN, from the coding sequence ATGACTCCCACAACACTACTCAATAACCGTTATCAAATTATAGAAACCCTCGGGAGTGGTGGGTTTGGGCAAACCTATTTAGCCATTGACACCCACTTACCCTCCCAGCGTCGCTGTGTGATTAAACAATTAAAACCCGCTTTTCCCGTCTCCCAACCCGAAGAACTAAAACACCGCTTTCAACGGGAAGCGGCTACCTTAGAAGCCTTGGGAGGTAAACACGACGCAATCCCTCGACTCTATGCCTATTTTTCCGAAGCGTCCGAGTTTTATCTGGTGCAGGAGTGGATTGAGGGGGTGACACTCAAGCAGTGGGTACAAGACGAAGGGCCTCGCTCTGGGCAAGAGGTGGGGACGGTTCTCCGGCATCTGTTGGAGGTGTTGGTAGTGGTTCACGGGGAGCGGATTATTCACCGAGACATTAAACCCGAAAATATTATTTTACGTCAGCGCGGTTCTGGTTCCGAGACACTAGGCGGTGGCGAAGCCTTCCCCAGGAATCGCACTCCCGTTTTAATCGACTTCGGAGCCGTGAAAGAAGTCATGGGAACCCTCATCAACACCTACGGCAATGTTACCCGTTCCGTTGCCATTGGAACCCCCGGTTTTATGGCCAGTGAACAGGCCGCAGGTCGTCCCCTCTACTCCAGTGATTTATACGCTTTGGGATTAACGGCTATTTTTCTCTGGACGGGGAAACTCCCCCAAACCTTAAGCGTTGATCCTGAAACCGGGGAGTTTCTATGGCGAGACAGTGTTTCCGACCTCGATAAAGGGTTAGCCCAAGTGATTGACCGGGCGATTTGTTATCATCCCCGCGATCGCTATCCTACCGCTTCGGCCATGTTAGCCGCCCTGACCCCGGTTCTAACCCCCCAAGTCTCCTCCACAATGGCCACAGTGGCCGTAGGAGGCGCTGTGGGAGGGGCTGCACCCACACCAGGAGGGACTGCTCCGGCCAAAATCACCCCCCAGCGCGATCGCCTTCCCCTCCCCCTTCTCCTCCTGGCCGCCCTCATTGCCCTTCTCGGGGCAGGGATTGGCTTTGCCCTCTTCCGCGATACCTCCCCTCAATCCACCAATTTAGAAACCCCCAGTCCCAGTCCCACTCCCTCCCCTTCTCCCAGTCCCACTCCCACTCCCTCCCCTTCTCCCAGTCCTTCTCCTTCCCCTTCTCCTTCCCCCTCCCCTTCTCCCAGTCCTTCTCCTAGTCCTAGTCCCTCTCCCTCTCCCAGTCCCACTCCTTCCCCCTCTCCCTCCCCAAATCTCTCCTCACAAGTCCCCATCTTCACCCCCGGCAGCACCCGGGAGGAAATCGAAGCCCAATTAGGCCGCCCCAGTTTTGATCGTCGGGGGTATTGGGAGGGAACTAGGGCGCTTTCCTATATGAACCATGTGCCGAATTTGGTCAATTTGGGCTATATCATCAACACAGAGACAGGCCTCCTCCGTCAAACCGAAGTATCCTTTAATCAAGCGGTGAGTTTAGAAGACATTGAACGGGTGATGGGGCAACTTTTGGGGGGAGAACAAAGTGCTGCCGCAACGCAGGGATTACGAGAAGTGTATAATCGACAGGCAGACCGACGGGCTTTCAGTACCTCCTCCTTTAGTGGCACTATTAGCCGAGATCAGCGCGATCGCATTTATATCGGCATTTGGGATCCCAAGCTGTCGAATTAG
- a CDS encoding cation:proton antiporter, whose protein sequence is MEGSFTLTLIIVIAVLAGISAQVLGELIKVPSIVFLLLFGILLGADGLNIIHPHDLGLGIEVLVSLAVAIILFEGGLNLELRELGRVSGSLRNLVTLGTLITLLGGGMAAHWLGEFPWSIAFLYAALVVVTGPTVISPLLKQVAVDRQVATLLEGEGVLIDPVGAILAVVVFDTIVNSDAVPLEIFSSLFLRLGIGAAIGGLGGWLLGLFLKRFNVLSEDLKNLVVLAGVWALFGLSQFLRSESGLMATVVAGIVLRASSLPEERMLRRFKGQLTVLGVSVLFILLAADLSIDSVFALGWGSVWTVLALMLVVRPISVICCTWTSTLNWRQKLFLAWVAPKGIVSASVASLFAILLTQQGITGGDSIKALVFLTIMMTVFIQGLSARWVAKGLKITTQEATGAVIIGCNPLGRLVGRLFQESGQSVVMIDTDPEACEIAQEENLSVVQSSALDVDMLADIGVHSIGTFLALTSNGEVNSVLAQRAVEEFEPPRVLAIFPQNDQNSNHSGKKKKKINQAFVPQLKIKTWNEYIREGQVKLGKTILRASGLEFQQAHLQALIRSGELLPLLVQRGDGLNIAIASEQWQAGDQIIYLLHDPRPKLLKQLSGESAASPLALETLPAVEEIPLTVSLPNQ, encoded by the coding sequence ATGGAAGGATCATTTACACTGACCCTAATCATCGTGATTGCCGTTCTCGCAGGCATCAGCGCCCAAGTTTTGGGTGAACTCATTAAGGTGCCAAGTATTGTCTTCCTCCTACTCTTCGGGATTTTATTAGGCGCCGATGGCCTCAATATCATTCACCCCCACGACTTAGGATTAGGTATAGAGGTTTTAGTTTCCCTAGCCGTTGCCATTATCCTGTTTGAGGGCGGTTTAAACCTCGAATTACGGGAATTAGGGCGAGTTTCCGGGAGTTTACGCAATCTTGTCACCCTAGGCACCCTCATCACCCTGTTAGGGGGAGGGATGGCCGCTCACTGGTTGGGTGAGTTCCCTTGGTCTATTGCTTTCCTCTACGCGGCCTTAGTCGTCGTCACCGGGCCAACGGTCATTAGTCCCCTGCTGAAACAAGTAGCCGTAGACCGTCAAGTTGCCACCCTCTTGGAAGGGGAAGGGGTACTCATTGACCCAGTAGGGGCGATTTTAGCGGTGGTTGTTTTCGACACTATTGTAAACAGCGACGCGGTACCCCTAGAGATTTTTAGTAGTTTGTTCCTGCGTTTAGGCATTGGGGCGGCCATTGGTGGCTTAGGGGGGTGGTTATTGGGTCTGTTCCTCAAACGCTTTAATGTCCTCTCAGAAGACTTGAAAAATTTGGTCGTTTTGGCTGGAGTGTGGGCTTTATTTGGTCTGTCCCAGTTTCTGCGCAGTGAGTCCGGGTTAATGGCCACAGTGGTAGCCGGAATCGTCCTCAGAGCCTCCTCCCTGCCCGAAGAACGGATGTTAAGACGCTTTAAGGGGCAATTAACCGTTTTAGGGGTGTCGGTCTTATTTATCCTGTTAGCGGCGGATCTGTCCATTGATAGTGTGTTTGCGCTGGGTTGGGGCAGTGTGTGGACGGTGTTGGCCTTGATGTTGGTTGTGCGTCCCATCAGTGTGATTTGTTGTACTTGGACTAGCACCCTGAACTGGCGACAAAAATTATTTCTCGCGTGGGTTGCCCCCAAAGGGATTGTTTCGGCTTCTGTGGCTTCGTTATTTGCCATTTTGCTGACCCAACAAGGCATTACCGGGGGAGACTCCATCAAGGCACTGGTGTTTTTAACCATCATGATGACGGTGTTTATTCAGGGGTTATCCGCCCGGTGGGTAGCCAAAGGGTTGAAGATTACCACCCAAGAAGCAACGGGGGCGGTAATTATTGGCTGTAATCCCTTGGGGCGACTGGTGGGGCGCTTGTTCCAAGAATCCGGTCAGTCCGTGGTGATGATTGATACAGACCCCGAGGCCTGCGAAATCGCCCAGGAGGAGAATCTCTCGGTGGTGCAGAGTAGCGCTTTGGATGTGGATATGTTGGCGGATATTGGGGTGCATTCCATTGGGACGTTTTTGGCATTAACCAGTAATGGGGAGGTGAATTCAGTCCTAGCACAACGGGCGGTTGAGGAGTTTGAACCCCCTCGCGTGTTGGCGATTTTCCCGCAAAATGACCAAAATAGTAATCATTCGGGCAAGAAGAAGAAAAAAATCAATCAGGCTTTTGTGCCGCAGTTGAAGATTAAGACTTGGAATGAGTACATTCGGGAGGGTCAAGTGAAGTTAGGCAAAACGATCTTAAGGGCTTCGGGTTTGGAGTTTCAACAAGCCCATTTACAGGCTTTAATCCGTTCTGGGGAACTGTTGCCGTTATTGGTTCAACGGGGGGATGGGTTAAATATTGCGATCGCCTCTGAACAATGGCAAGCGGGAGATCAAATTATCTACCTCCTCCATGATCCTAGACCCAAACTGCTCAAACAGTTATCCGGCGAAAGTGCCGCCTCTCCTTTAGCCTTAGAAACCCTCCCCGCTGTGGAAGAAATTCCCCTGACGGTCAGTTTGCCCAATCAATGA
- a CDS encoding DMT family transporter produces MDLALLGGEWQLGALAALGAALCWALATAIYGQVGQRFAPLWLNLFKGGIAIALLTLTLLVSGDAIPPQALRPVALLLISGGIGIGVGDTAFLFALSKLGARRTLLLETLAPPLTACLAWLFLGETLPLRAWLGIVLVLLGVGWVIAERTPDWVRDSAHLKQGLLWGVLSTLCQALGAVLSRTALVQSDLTPLWSTLLRLLGGMGMIILLLALLKTGQTRPTGQILRSPKLWGAIALAALLGTYLGIWLQQTAFKLAPAGIAQTLLATSPLFVLPLAALLKEQISPRAVLGVFIALLGIGLLFSGGTT; encoded by the coding sequence ATGGATTTGGCACTATTGGGGGGGGAGTGGCAACTGGGGGCGCTGGCCGCGTTAGGGGCGGCGCTGTGTTGGGCGCTGGCAACGGCGATTTATGGCCAAGTGGGTCAACGCTTTGCCCCCCTGTGGTTGAATCTGTTTAAAGGGGGAATTGCGATCGCCCTTTTAACCCTCACCCTCCTAGTCAGTGGTGATGCCATCCCCCCCCAAGCCTTACGCCCCGTAGCTTTGCTCCTCATTAGTGGGGGGATTGGAATTGGCGTAGGAGATACCGCCTTCCTCTTCGCCCTGAGTAAATTGGGCGCTCGTCGTACCCTGTTGTTAGAAACCCTCGCCCCACCCCTTACCGCTTGTTTGGCTTGGTTATTCCTCGGGGAAACCCTACCCCTCCGCGCTTGGTTGGGGATTGTGCTGGTTTTATTGGGGGTCGGCTGGGTGATTGCCGAACGAACCCCTGACTGGGTGAGAGATTCCGCCCATTTAAAGCAAGGGCTACTCTGGGGAGTTCTATCCACCCTCTGCCAAGCCCTAGGGGCGGTTTTGTCTCGCACCGCTTTAGTCCAATCTGATCTTACCCCCCTCTGGAGTACCCTGTTGAGATTGCTGGGGGGTATGGGGATGATTATCTTGCTCTTAGCCCTGCTGAAAACCGGGCAAACACGCCCAACAGGGCAGATTTTGCGTTCTCCCAAGCTTTGGGGTGCAATCGCCTTAGCCGCCCTCCTCGGCACCTATCTAGGCATCTGGCTACAACAAACCGCCTTTAAACTCGCCCCCGCCGGAATTGCTCAAACCCTCCTCGCCACTAGCCCCCTCTTCGTCCTCCCCTTGGCCGCCCTCCTGAAAGAACAGATTAGCCCCCGTGCGGTTCTAGGGGTGTTCATCGCCCTACTCGGCATTGGGTTGTTATTCAGTGGTGGGACGACTTGA
- the psaJ gene encoding photosystem I reaction center subunit IX, translating to MEGLTKFLSTAPVLIMALLTFTAGILIEFNRFYPDLLFHPLQ from the coding sequence ATGGAAGGTTTGACTAAGTTTTTATCGACGGCCCCCGTGCTGATTATGGCACTATTGACCTTTACCGCCGGAATTTTGATTGAATTTAATCGTTTTTATCCTGACCTCCTGTTCCACCCCTTACAGTAG